A part of Saccopteryx bilineata isolate mSacBil1 chromosome 12, mSacBil1_pri_phased_curated, whole genome shotgun sequence genomic DNA contains:
- the ZC2HC1B gene encoding zinc finger C2HC domain-containing protein 1B — protein MDGNQELFPCEVCGRRFAADVLERHGPICKKLFNKKRKPFNSLKQRLQGTDIPTPRKAPQSKPQPVKKTNWRQQHEDFINAIRSAKQCTLAIKEGRPLPPPPPPSINPDYIQCPYCMRRFNENAAGRHINFCKDQSSRRVFDAAQTAAKLAGRAQGRVLMSPKKEPTVTSAVGALLQNRALDATRVAPARPGLAVDPVSGAKLKQGFTKSSKKD, from the exons ATGGCAATCAGGAGTTATTTCCCTGTGAAGTCTGTGGAAGACGCTTTGCAGCAGATGTTCTG GAAAGGCATGGACCAATATGTAAAAAACTCTTCAACAAAAAGCGTAAACCTTTCAATTCCTTAAAACAAAGATTACAGGGCACTGACATTCCCACTCCGAGAAAGGCTCCTCAGTCCAAG CCTCAACCTGTGAAGAAAACAAACTGGAGACAACAACATGAAGACTTCATTAATGCCATCCGATCAGCAAAGCAGTGTACCCTAGCCATTAAAGAAGGCCGGCCTCTCCCACCTCCGCCCCCGCCCTCCATCAACCCAG ATTATATCCAGTGTCCGTATTGTATGAGGAGGTTTAATGAAAACGCAGCGGGCCGACACATTAACTTCTGCAAGGATCAGTCTTCTCGCCGAGTATTTGACGCAGCCCAGACAGCAGCCAAGTTGGCAGGCAGAGCGCAG GGTCGGGTGCTGATGAGTCCAAAAAAAGAACCAACTGTGACCAGTGCCGTGGGCGCTCTGCTGCAGAACAGGGCCCTCGACGCCACGAGAGTGGCCCCAGCCAGACCCG GATTAGCAGTGGACCCTGTTTCTGGAGCAAAACTCAAACAAGGATTTACTAAATCGTCTAAAAAAGATTAA